Proteins from a single region of Chitinibacter bivalviorum:
- a CDS encoding HlyD family secretion protein, with translation MSEAIENAPKKQAKGRLILVLILGVAAATIGYRIWWSSGHVSTDNAQVEAHIVPISARVGGYVKSVKVEDNHHVAPGSTLVEIDPRDYIVRVALAEADWRNAQSVSGQTGQSGQALAQISAASANAAAAAAQGQAAQLAIAEARANASKARNDLKRSQELAAQKMVSQAQLDAAQTALDVAEAKVQTLTAQQHASAEQSNAARQQVAVSSAGLKSAEAKTLAAEAQLALAKNQLIDTQVKAPTAGIISKKNVGEGQMIQAGQTLMYMVQDGDLWVVANFKETEISKIRPGQKAEIKLDANTDLKISGVVDSFSGATGARFTLLPPDNATGNFTKVVQRVPVKIKLDPLPANANIRPGMSVDVMIDLKTAQK, from the coding sequence ATGAGCGAAGCGATCGAGAACGCACCTAAAAAACAGGCCAAAGGCCGATTGATTTTGGTGCTAATTTTAGGCGTTGCCGCCGCAACCATCGGCTACCGCATCTGGTGGTCGAGCGGGCACGTCAGTACCGACAACGCGCAGGTTGAAGCGCATATTGTGCCGATTTCGGCCCGCGTTGGCGGCTACGTGAAATCGGTTAAAGTCGAAGACAACCACCACGTTGCCCCTGGCAGCACCTTGGTTGAAATTGACCCGCGCGATTACATCGTACGCGTCGCGTTGGCCGAAGCCGATTGGCGCAATGCGCAAAGCGTGTCTGGGCAAACTGGCCAATCGGGGCAGGCTTTGGCGCAGATCAGCGCCGCCAGCGCCAATGCTGCGGCAGCCGCAGCGCAAGGCCAAGCCGCACAATTGGCGATTGCCGAAGCACGCGCCAATGCCAGCAAAGCACGCAATGATTTGAAACGCTCGCAAGAACTTGCGGCGCAAAAAATGGTCAGCCAAGCCCAGCTCGACGCAGCGCAAACGGCTCTCGATGTAGCCGAAGCCAAAGTACAAACGCTAACTGCACAGCAGCACGCCAGCGCCGAGCAAAGCAATGCTGCGCGCCAGCAAGTGGCCGTTTCAAGCGCAGGGCTAAAATCCGCCGAAGCCAAAACTTTGGCTGCAGAGGCGCAATTGGCCTTAGCCAAAAATCAGTTGATCGATACTCAAGTGAAAGCGCCGACTGCCGGGATTATCAGTAAGAAAAACGTCGGCGAAGGCCAGATGATACAAGCGGGCCAAACGCTGATGTATATGGTGCAGGATGGCGATCTGTGGGTGGTGGCCAATTTCAAAGAAACCGAAATCAGCAAAATTCGCCCCGGGCAAAAAGCCGAAATCAAGCTCGATGCGAATACCGATTTGAAAATCAGCGGCGTGGTTGATTCATTCAGCGGCGCAACGGGTGCGCGCTTTACGCTGCTGCCGCCCGACAATGCGACGGGTAACTTCACCAAAGTCGTGCAACGCGTGCCGGTCAAAATCAA
- a CDS encoding TetR/AcrR family transcriptional regulator translates to MSEAPRNLRRKEARPSEIIEAALQLFHQKGFSATKIDEVAIAAGVTKGTVYLYFPSKEALFKAVVQERVLPNLAKMNEAANQFAGSRADCLAYVLRGMAQALNECNGSISKLMIAEAGNFPELAAFYNDEVVQPMHRAIRQILSEGIARQEFREMDLEHMPRIVIAPIFMANIWRHTYGHLDAQPLELMQYAEIQIDVLLRGLLATPENKQ, encoded by the coding sequence ATGTCCGAAGCACCACGCAATTTACGCCGCAAAGAAGCCCGCCCCAGCGAGATTATCGAGGCGGCTTTGCAGCTTTTTCATCAAAAAGGTTTTTCCGCGACCAAGATCGACGAAGTGGCTATCGCCGCCGGCGTCACCAAGGGGACGGTTTATCTGTATTTCCCCAGCAAGGAAGCGCTGTTTAAAGCCGTAGTGCAAGAGCGCGTTTTGCCCAATTTGGCCAAGATGAACGAAGCGGCGAACCAGTTTGCAGGCAGTCGCGCCGATTGCCTTGCCTATGTGTTGCGCGGCATGGCGCAAGCCTTGAATGAATGCAATGGCAGCATTTCCAAATTGATGATCGCCGAGGCGGGCAATTTCCCCGAGCTGGCGGCGTTTTATAACGACGAAGTCGTGCAGCCCATGCATCGCGCCATCCGCCAGATACTCTCCGAGGGTATTGCCCGCCAAGAATTCCGCGAAATGGATTTGGAGCATATGCCCCGCATTGTGATTGCGCCGATTTTCATGGCCAATATCTGGCGCCACACCTACGGCCATCTCGATGCCCAGCCCTTGGAGCTGATGCAGTACGCCGAAATACAAATTGACGTTTTATTGCGTGGCCTGCTGGCCACACCGGAGAATAAACAATGA